The Nicotiana sylvestris chromosome 6, ASM39365v2, whole genome shotgun sequence genomic sequence cataagataaatgattacaataattgtagtaattacaacagtattgaaataaagcagtaaaggaaagaagctaaaggaaagaaaagacatgaagagtcaagtcagtttcgtagcgaataaaagacagtaaataaagcaattaatgagatagtaaagtcacaaacaacatgcaatggtaaaagcctaaagaatatccccagcagagtcgtcatgctgtcgacgccccctttttctaatgggtcgaaatcgggtatacgacattgggatgACAAccctattccctttcgagaattgggtttcggaatttgaagagtcgccacctaatgattatagtgcattaggacactttaagaagggtttgagatgaagaaaccagagattagggtaagggctagaaattatcccgaggggaaggtgttaggcacccctcaagatccactagtgtggtcccgaccatgttacaattgtgactttacaagtaaacaatcaaggctcaaataaggattcgcatataacattgcaatcaggttgaaaactttcgaaggtaagtagagagggcagaaatttatggaaaaaaaaaagatttaaatagttttacaagaagagatgaaagcaaataaagggagggggtcctaagtttataattaatatggatcacttcaatgcaatacccagcaatcactccttagaagaggggtcgcacgtgatattagcgcatcggtcatcatatccatatctacccttcccaccccattaaggtgttaaagcgcgaaatggtatcgttaattattgcatgctactacccgtcccaatcctatcagtcctggagacATGTGGGAGtcctaatcctaaaggggagggagttggggcttttgcggagttttcaaaaggataaaaatctaggcgacaagcaataacagatagtagttaaaagggaaacaaatagcagttaaggctcaagtcagcctcctcattcaaagcagcagattatctagcatgacttacaaatactggtttggtctgtattaaacttaacataggaagggtggctaatttatcacatattttttcaaataagaagtccgaattaggcctgcccgctggttgtaataatcaaactgatgcaattataaaattttaccctaaggcttgcctaggcgttaaacagaacctataggcatgatatctattagtttcagaaataaagaagtaaactgattgcagaaaaagaattgtcaattacagggacataagatctgcaggagttaaacattattgctactgattttaggcttataagcgagttgacgattcaggttCAGTTAACAGCTCATATAGACATGTTTTTTAGGTGTTACTGATTTGAGCactgttattgcttatgcaggaatcccataggcaggttgtctacatgcaattgattaggtatttaaatcctataataggtttgcctaatgacggatGCAGAACGCagaaagttctataggcatggtgtctatatgaagatgcaaaattttagaatcggcttacaggcatggcatctgttataaaattgcagaaaaccctatagacatagtatctatatgagaatgcagaaaatcctataaacatggtatctatatgagaacgcagagtttcaatgatttataaaatgcagaactttagaaaaatagtaatccctatgaacatggtatctacatgagtgcagaatttcagaagtatagtaattccctatgagcatggtatctaccccttgcatgcatagtcccctacccttttccactagccgaccccaaatgtttattacaagattattacagatcagaatgaataagaaaaatatatcagaaattaaagattccaaccaatgagagcctaattcagaccccaggtctgaaatatgaaataaaccaacttccaaagatcagattccaaagccttctctcatccggggtgtttcagagatccaaggagtttcaggaactccaggcagtgcttacaccccaaatatattgcagaattagattaaaagggccagccctcaaatgtccaagttcagagggaactcaaggtcccaaagcaaggctcaaaagagaggggcagaacttaaggttcTAGGAATAGGTGCAGGTGCAATAGAGGGAAATTAGGGAATGTcaaggcaggctggtggtcatgcccagcaattaggagtgctgacatacccctgaccagcctgtcagctaaaaattagagagttaggacctattgaaggtcaggttTAGCCCTGGACAGCAACTTGGATGCTGCTAGGCTATACCTCAACTCAACACACCTAAGGGAATAGGGTATGGGAAATTGAAAGAGTCTAGGATCCAAAGGATCCAGTTTTAATCCATGGACAATAACTTTGTGTATTGCCATGTCTTAAACCACAgctcaagcacataaaggggTATGGGTAATGAGATTCATTGCAGTAACAGATAGCAAGACATAAGCATACTATCATAGAAGTTGAATTCTACAGAGCAGTAAAGTAGGCATAGACATAAAAACTTGTAAGTAAACACACTAGGGTTGATGCTAGAatcaaaactaggacataccagtttcaggaaaaacaaatgaaagaagaagtcttgagaaagccaaagtgcagaaagttttagaaggggttgtgagaattaagtgaagctctgaagtgtatttcgtttttttttttttgtgaaaagaAAAGAGTCGAGTATTTATAGCTTGGAAAATAGGTAGAGAGTAAGGGAAGaatcatagtaattatggaactatgtatcaattataatcaatcaacataagaacttcctttaattaaggagttcaaactcaaacggtaatggacagcaatcagttaaggaaagagaatcaagtaaacatcttgtgtaaagtaggaaattaggggcaaatacatagggaattaactaaggaaagaaaattttaaaatatacggttagcccaaataaggcaagaacacagtaaatcaattagtacctagtaaatcaaggaatcagggattcgaaattaccaatgaaccaagtcagaaagagagGTAAAGGGAGGTTCAATTAGgggaaatcagtaacaatcaagtaAGAAACACTGAGGggattcagaatcaattaacagttGGTAAAACCCTTTTGAAAGAAaagttctcatatataaagcacataGCCATGTGAGAGCATGATATTGGAACCAGTAGAAGAcagaacggagcacaatagaaaAACTTCATAATACAGCAAACATGAGAACACATGAAAAAGCATGCGAGTTAGAAAAGAGCAAATAAGAACATAGCAGGGATCGATTCACaccaagaaaagaagaagaagagttagAAACATTTTTAAGAACCTTTTCCAGAAACCCTAATCGAAAAGAAGtaacttttgaaagaaaatcggagAAAACGTTTAAGAAACTTAAGCAAAGTGCAAACATAGGACAGATCTAAAAAATAATCAGAAAAAACCTCGAgtaattagggtttcagaaaaccctgaatgagaaaggcttggaaaagtccgatctaagtcggatgaggtcagaaacaggctcagaagaccaagagccaccgtagcaaggccggagatggccggaatcttcaaatcggtgaaggtctgagtgaagcccttcgaggtctggcctcgaaccttcgagcatcaggcatgcaagagccggaggaggtgagtataagctgtccatggcctgagaagccatggactccggtgaaAACACGATGGAACAAGGTAGGAGGGGGCTAGGGTTCCGAAGAACCTTGAGAGAGTCTTGAGAGAGTttgggattcaagggcggctgaAGGGTGGAAATGAGGCTAGGGTTAGAGGGGTTATGggattaaaaaagaaaaggacGAATcacggccgttgatcaaaatgatcaacggccaggattaaaggGGAAGTCGGGCGGGTCTGAAAACGGGTCAAGGGGTCGGGtaaaaattgaaattgggttgtttCAATTTGGGCGGAACTGGGGATCAatttgaggctaaaattgaaataataatgggctgtgttaaatagccaatttcctctttttattttataaaaaatagctaaaatgattttaaaaataaattaaaatcactgaactaattaataatatataaatattaatctaaaaatgttgGAAATGATTTTATAATTGCAAAACGTTATTAATCGTAAtataggccataattgcaattttatgtaatttagcttaaaaatatcaaattaatttgtaaaaatatgcaaaaatcacgttAATTATATAGGTGTGACTATGAGtatggaaataaattattcaccaaaatgataatctcgaaaataattattggattttgtactattaaaatagacaataaattggttttgaaaatctttaaaaatttggggaaaataccaaaatacttaggcatgcttatatatgcatacacatgctattttgacagtattttgagtataaaatatatatagagaaaaattgggtatcaacaatacgcctaccacaagatataatgaaagggagcgggtggtacgcctaccacgagatataatgaaatgggagcgggtggtacgcctaccacgagatatgatgaaatgggagcgggtggtacgcctaccacaagatatgagaaatgggatcgggttgcacgcctgcaacaagatgaaactgaaagtgaaagttgtcttatttctctttatccgtgttagaagttaaattgtagtttccttactattctttgatattctgttttatctgctacccccggagcatgtttcccctttcccaactttgattgcttattacctgtttacttttctgccatatagtatataactgcacaggtttatctggagtctggtcctagcctcgtcactacctcgccggggttaggccagacacttaccagcatatggggtcggttgtgctgatactacactctctgctcttttgcacagatccaggtcttggacagcagtagtagcgcgggagccagctttcagtccagtggacaccgaggtagccttgcaagcgttcgcaggcccgacgtctcctctatctttatttcagtatgttatctcatgtattcgagacaaacagtttatatttttctttcaaatggttgtatttagtacttttagaagttcgtgagtaatgtgacaccagttttttggtagaggcatatgttgatttccgtattattgttcagtttctttaatttaagtcttccgtatATTCATTAAATTCCGTTGTTTTtatgctatcactgataatcgttaaaagaagtgatttgttaatgaagtaagctgttaaagattggcttgcctagttcacattagtaggcgccatcacaactcccgagagtggaaatttcgggtcgtgacacccaGCATAACTAATCACAGCATAATTTATTCCAacataacttataccggcataacttataccggcataagccctattccaaccaaacgaccccttaaagaGAGAGTATACCACTATATATACATATTACCATACAGTTTTATACCCCAAGATAACAAGTGTATAATTTTAATGTAATGTTCTCGGCGGAGAATGCACTACacacttttcttttaatttcaagTATACCTTCATTCATATGGAGATTGTATAACCTCTTTTTCAGGTAGAAGCAGTTTGTTAGCAATTTCTTAGAATACAGATCTTCCAGCTTCTTCCATGCCATTGCTGCAGAAGTTTCTTAAGCAATTTCCCGAAGAATGTTATATGTAACGTTCATGAAGATCGCATTCAAAGCCCTCTCCTTTAGGTCTGCCTTCTCTGTCAGGAAAATCCTCCACGTACAGATAGATAGGGAGAGGGACGAAAAGAAAAACCTAGCAATTGTCCTTTTCTTCAAGACAGCACCGCACAAACGGCAGATCAATTTCTGGTAGCATGATTTCCTTCATCTTCATCAGTTGCTTTCTTTTCCAAGAACACGAGGCCACCATACTTTTCCTAGGGGTCGTTTAGTAGCATTAGCTTTGTGCATTATTAATCCCTTATATTAGTTATACTTCAAATTttgtattatcctatgtataactaatacataaTAAATTATGATTTTAGCAATGCTAAGGATTTTTAATACTTGCATAAGCATGATTAAAAACATAATTATTTCTCAAATCCCTCAAAATGTACAAAATAGggagggtatttttgtaaacaactaatctttttagaaattataCAATGCTTTAATGCACCAATTCAAATAGTGAATAAGAAATCATCTCAGCATAATTAATATCAGCATTAATAATACCAACATTATTAATACACTTTATTCAGCGCTATTTTTGTACCTCCTGCCAAACGACCCCATATTATAGAAATAAAAATTAGTAGGCGTTTGACATCGATAATTAATTTTTAGACAGCATACGGTGGTACAATGTTGTTCAAAGCCTATGAAATAGGgtcaattattatttaaaaaaagcaACTTTCTGAATGAAAAAGTGATTCTCACAAGCGTGAAGGCAAGACAGCAGTATATTTCAACCCTAAAACTCCACACACTTCCGGAACCAACGATTTCCTCAGCTCTGCATACGTCTTGCCATTCCAACGCTTCTTCCCCAGCTCCTCCGCCAGTCTCACGGCCGCAACCACCGCCTCCTCCGCCGTAGGATGCGCAGAATCCACAATTCCCACCGCCACCGCCTCCTCCGCCTTCATTTTCGTTGCTTTCAAAACCAAATTCCGCCGAGCAGCTGCGGATCCAACCTTAGACCTTATCATCGCCGTAAAATAGTCTGGCAAAGTCATCCCTATATCCAACTCGCTCATATACACCACTCCTTTATCCGATCTCATGGTTACATAATCATGGCATATCGCTAGCA encodes the following:
- the LOC104245946 gene encoding enoyl-CoA delta isomerase 2, peroxisomal-like, which gives rise to MCTLEKSGNIFYLTLTGDDEHRLNPTLIATIRSFVAEVKSQAVKGSVLITKAQGRFFSNGFDLKYAQAAGSAQAAKDRLHNMVALFKPLVADFLSLPIPTIAAVTGHAAAAGMLLAICHDYVTMRSDKGVVYMSELDIGMTLPDYFTAMIRSKVGSAAARRNLVLKATKMKAEEAVAVGIVDSAHPTAEEAVVAAVRLAEELGKKRWNGKTYAELRKSLVPEVCGVLGLKYTAVLPSRL